In a single window of the Chondrocystis sp. NIES-4102 genome:
- a CDS encoding TPR repeat-containing protein, with product MSKLEHPYLKLIDILLSNPREQEINILNANQQLVNQEFISCLMSVGEKLRQAGDLNAAERLINLAAKLLQLEKTNTFNNRRREYFQFLMTLLQQISDQVAKEEIYTLIRDNQDKLDRNSPAILNYWANETILSVDSQQQRAIANDLVNLGNLISAYPAGDRANNLELAIVSYQAALKVYQPTSFPLDWAMIQSNLANAWRDRVIGDRAENLEKAFVSYQLSLEVINKAKYPYLWGNIQRNLGIAYSYRIRGERSQNIEQAIACYKRALSVSKWEDYPQDWAACHNNLGDIYPNRLLGDRSENIEIAINHLESALKVYTLSEHPHYWAMLQNNLGNAFQSRIVGDKSSNIERAISHYENALSIHSLENFPYNWAMLNNNLAGAYRNRVRGDRSENRGRAIAFLNKALLVYTQDRFPRQWSEINQNLHNIKTQES from the coding sequence ATGAGTAAATTAGAACATCCTTATCTTAAGCTGATTGACATTTTATTAAGCAATCCTAGAGAGCAGGAAATCAACATTTTAAATGCGAATCAACAATTAGTTAATCAAGAGTTTATTAGTTGTTTGATGTCTGTGGGTGAAAAATTAAGACAAGCAGGGGATCTTAATGCTGCTGAGAGGTTAATTAATTTGGCAGCAAAATTATTACAATTAGAGAAAACTAATACTTTTAATAATCGTCGTCGAGAATATTTTCAGTTTTTGATGACTCTGTTGCAACAAATATCGGATCAGGTTGCTAAGGAGGAAATATACACTTTAATTCGTGATAATCAAGATAAACTCGATCGCAATTCCCCTGCAATTCTTAATTATTGGGCAAACGAAACTATATTATCGGTAGATTCTCAACAACAAAGAGCGATCGCCAATGATCTAGTTAACCTAGGTAATCTAATTAGTGCTTATCCCGCAGGAGATCGAGCTAATAATCTCGAATTAGCTATTGTTAGTTATCAAGCAGCTTTAAAAGTCTATCAGCCAACCTCATTTCCTCTAGACTGGGCAATGATTCAATCCAATTTAGCCAATGCTTGGCGCGATCGCGTAATCGGAGATCGAGCAGAAAATCTTGAGAAGGCTTTTGTTAGTTACCAATTGTCCCTAGAAGTAATCAATAAAGCTAAATATCCCTATTTATGGGGAAATATTCAACGTAATCTTGGTATTGCCTATAGTTATCGAATTAGAGGGGAGCGTAGCCAAAATATCGAGCAAGCGATCGCTTGTTATAAAAGAGCTTTATCTGTTAGTAAGTGGGAAGATTATCCCCAAGATTGGGCAGCTTGTCATAATAACCTAGGGGATATTTACCCTAACCGTTTACTAGGCGATCGCAGCGAAAATATTGAAATTGCCATAAATCATTTAGAATCCGCTTTAAAAGTATATACTCTAAGCGAACATCCCCATTATTGGGCAATGTTGCAAAATAACTTAGGTAATGCCTTTCAATCCCGTATTGTAGGAGATAAAAGCAGTAATATTGAACGTGCCATCTCTCACTACGAAAATGCTTTATCAATCCATAGCTTGGAAAACTTCCCTTACAACTGGGCAATGCTCAATAATAATTTAGCTGGGGCATACCGTAATCGAGTTAGAGGGGATCGGAGTGAAAATAGAGGAAGAGCGATCGCTTTTCTCAATAAAGCTTTATTAGTCTACACTCAAGATCGATTTCCGCGTCAATGGTCAGAAATTAATCAGAATCTGCACAATATCAAAACGCAAGAGAGTTAA